The following are encoded together in the Gemmatimonadota bacterium genome:
- a CDS encoding AI-2E family transporter: MPLDSSLDVRRYRTLVAAAAIVIVVAGLKASASVLDPILMSAVVVACAVPLQHKLRERGLGPRLAMTATVIAVVSGLLLFGGIIGYAAKALVATVPQYQDRLSALMTSGVSWLDRFGIDASRSQLMAMVSPSRVISMSANLMAGLGSALSVTILIVMLSIFLLIESNAVMHRPGHRARDKALSLAWQRRLNAMANDIQQYVWITLITGLMYAGVVWVILLLLGVDLALLWALVALVLSFVPGIGFILSMIPPVALAMLEFGPVRAGLLVLLLVVLNSVVDNVIKPRFMQEGFDLGPFVLFAAILFWTYVLGPTGALLAVPLTTAVRRLFAPSEADDVSPPATPSEAQA, translated from the coding sequence ATGCCGCTGGATTCATCGCTCGACGTCCGACGCTACCGCACCCTCGTCGCCGCCGCCGCCATCGTAATCGTCGTGGCGGGGCTCAAGGCCTCGGCGAGCGTGCTCGATCCGATCCTCATGTCGGCCGTGGTGGTCGCGTGCGCCGTGCCGCTGCAGCACAAGCTGCGTGAGCGCGGCTTGGGGCCGCGGCTGGCGATGACGGCCACCGTCATCGCGGTCGTCTCCGGCCTCCTCCTCTTTGGCGGCATCATCGGCTACGCCGCCAAGGCGCTCGTCGCGACGGTCCCGCAGTACCAGGACCGACTCTCCGCGCTCATGACCAGCGGGGTCTCGTGGCTCGACCGTTTCGGGATCGACGCGTCGCGCTCCCAGCTCATGGCGATGGTGAGTCCGTCACGCGTCATCTCGATGTCCGCCAACCTCATGGCCGGGCTCGGGAGTGCGCTCAGTGTCACGATCCTCATCGTGATGCTGTCGATCTTCCTGCTCATCGAGTCCAACGCCGTCATGCATCGCCCGGGACACCGCGCGCGCGACAAGGCGCTGTCGCTGGCCTGGCAGCGACGACTCAACGCGATGGCCAACGACATCCAGCAGTACGTCTGGATCACCCTCATCACGGGGCTCATGTACGCCGGGGTGGTGTGGGTGATCCTCCTGCTGCTCGGCGTGGACCTCGCGCTGCTGTGGGCGCTGGTCGCGCTCGTCCTCAGCTTCGTCCCGGGGATCGGCTTCATCCTGTCGATGATCCCGCCGGTGGCGCTGGCGATGCTGGAGTTCGGCCCGGTGCGCGCCGGCCTCCTGGTGCTGCTGCTGGTGGTGCTCAACAGCGTCGTCGACAACGTCATCAAGCCGCGCTTCATGCAGGAGGGCTTCGACCTCGGCCCCTTCGTCCTCTTTGCGGCGATCCTCTTCTGGACGTACGTGTTGGGCCCCACCGGGGCGCTGCTCGCCGTCCCGCTCACCACCGCCGTGCGCCGCCTCTTTGCGCCGAGCGAGGCGGACGACGTCAGCCCACCCGCGACGCCGTCAGAGGCGCAAGCCTGA
- a CDS encoding DinB family protein — protein MPDPSPYARDEIVAELERVHARGVAFWNALSTRVFFAPIGTAWSPADNVRHLTKSMAAVSAGLRVPRTLVALLFGRPSAASRTFEGVRDDYRQVLAAGGTAGRFAPTPSRHGATPDVDRARIMTAHRAAIGELRARVTRWSDADLDRHRFPHPLLGKLTVREMLLFTLYHNQHHVDGVQRRLAADVENPQSGPR, from the coding sequence GTGCCCGACCCGTCACCCTACGCCCGCGACGAGATCGTCGCCGAACTCGAGCGCGTGCACGCGCGCGGTGTCGCCTTCTGGAATGCCCTGTCGACCCGCGTCTTCTTCGCCCCGATCGGCACGGCCTGGTCGCCGGCCGACAATGTCCGACACCTCACCAAGTCGATGGCGGCGGTGAGCGCTGGCCTGCGGGTCCCGCGGACGCTGGTCGCCCTGCTGTTCGGACGGCCATCGGCGGCGTCGCGGACCTTCGAGGGTGTGCGCGACGACTATCGTCAGGTGCTGGCCGCCGGCGGGACGGCGGGGCGCTTTGCCCCGACACCCTCGAGACACGGTGCTACCCCCGATGTCGATCGCGCCCGGATCATGACGGCGCATCGCGCGGCGATCGGCGAGCTGCGCGCTCGCGTGACGCGCTGGAGCGACGCCGACCTCGACCGACATCGCTTCCCTCACCCCCTCCTGGGAAAGCTCACCGTTCGCGAGATGCTCCTCTTCACCCTGTACCACAATCAGCATCATGTGGATGGGGTCCAGCGGCGACTGGCGGCCGATGTGGAAAACCCACAGAGTGGACCCCGATAG